One window of Pseudacidobacterium ailaaui genomic DNA carries:
- a CDS encoding acyltransferase: protein MKSWLKSLARRILYQPRGMTIGKTSGIRRPRWIIGPSQIYIGEKTRIGRFAVLSALKDYAGVPLNGRIIIGDDIYIGRWVQIHAMDCIEIGDGAVPSEHVHLTDCEHGFDPFGPPIMEQKLTSKGPVKIGRRCFVGFGCTILPGVTLGDHCIVGARSVVTKSFPPFSMVVGSPAKLVKTFDFATKKWIATR from the coding sequence TTGAAATCCTGGTTAAAGTCTCTCGCGCGACGGATCTTGTATCAACCACGCGGCATGACAATCGGAAAAACCTCCGGGATTCGGAGGCCGCGTTGGATCATCGGTCCATCACAAATTTATATAGGTGAAAAGACGAGAATTGGCAGATTTGCTGTCCTGTCTGCTTTAAAGGATTATGCAGGAGTTCCCCTCAATGGAAGAATTATCATCGGTGATGATATTTATATCGGTCGATGGGTGCAAATCCATGCTATGGACTGTATTGAGATTGGTGATGGTGCGGTTCCCAGTGAACACGTACATTTGACCGACTGTGAGCATGGCTTTGATCCATTCGGACCACCCATTATGGAGCAGAAGCTCACATCCAAAGGTCCTGTGAAAATTGGGAGAAGATGTTTTGTGGGCTTTGGCTGCACCATTTTGCCTGGAGTGACCTTAGGGGATCACTGTATTGTGGGCGCTCGTTCCGTTGTGACGAAAAGCTTTCCTCCATTCTCCATGGTAGTTGGGAGCCCTGCGAAACTTGTGAAGACTTTCGACTTCGCCACCAAGAAATGGATCGCCACCCGATGA
- a CDS encoding glycosyltransferase family 2 protein, which translates to MTKLTIGLPVYNGANLLARSIENLLQQTFTDFVLVLNDNASTDGTAEICAAYARRDQRVQYYRNAETVSWNENFRITLERAQTPYFMWATHDDIWLPRFAEENIALLDANPKAVCSVSKIIYFSPSGERKLAADTGPLTGTPAERIKRLFMLMDSCGRLYGVYRTEALRASVPAGLHIYAADWLFVALTLLYGDHLEVEEVLLEREAQAFGHYIHRFGRTDGFTPTWLDWALPMRRFNNELRARLPQDVWRAVLPGLIYLNLRQCGLMLENRVPAVKNATRPLRNLAANLFHRRWRASHAD; encoded by the coding sequence ATGACCAAGTTAACGATTGGACTTCCTGTGTATAATGGCGCAAATCTGCTCGCGCGCTCCATTGAGAACCTGCTGCAGCAGACCTTTACGGATTTCGTGCTCGTCCTGAATGACAATGCTTCGACCGACGGCACGGCCGAAATCTGTGCTGCATACGCCAGACGCGACCAACGTGTGCAGTATTACCGCAACGCCGAGACGGTCAGCTGGAACGAGAACTTTCGCATTACCCTTGAGCGCGCACAAACCCCTTACTTCATGTGGGCCACGCACGATGATATCTGGCTTCCCCGCTTTGCCGAGGAGAACATTGCCCTGCTTGACGCCAACCCCAAGGCCGTCTGCAGCGTCTCAAAGATCATCTATTTCTCTCCTTCTGGAGAAAGAAAGCTCGCGGCGGACACGGGCCCGCTGACCGGAACGCCGGCGGAGAGAATCAAGCGGCTGTTCATGCTAATGGACAGCTGCGGCCGTCTCTACGGGGTCTATCGCACCGAGGCTTTGCGGGCAAGCGTTCCCGCGGGCCTGCACATCTATGCAGCAGACTGGCTTTTTGTGGCCCTCACCCTCCTTTATGGGGACCATCTTGAGGTGGAGGAGGTCTTGCTCGAAAGAGAAGCGCAGGCCTTCGGGCACTATATCCACCGCTTCGGCCGCACGGACGGTTTCACCCCTACATGGTTGGACTGGGCGCTGCCCATGCGGCGTTTTAACAACGAACTACGCGCACGCCTTCCTCAAGATGTCTGGCGTGCTGTCCTCCCCGGACTGATCTATCTCAACCTTCGCCAGTGCGGTCTGATGCTGGAGAACCGTGTTCCGGCAGTAAAAAACGCCACTCGGCCGCTCCGCAACCTGGCAGCAAACCTATTTCATCGTCGCTGGCGCGCCAGCCATGCTGACTAA